A window from Desulfuromonas thiophila encodes these proteins:
- a CDS encoding ABC transporter ATP-binding protein, translating into MSQTAPCLLSDQPCLQVRGLSTFFFTRGGIVKAVRELDLDLWPGRTLALVGESGCGKSITALSLLRLVPAPGRIVSGSIRLDGEELLQLPAQEMRRRRGNRIAMIFQDPMTALNPVLTIGRQLTEGLELHRGLSGRAALLRAAELLDQVGLANPVQRLRDYPHQLSGGMRQRVVIAMALAGKPQILIADEPTTALDVTIQAQIMTLLGDLQRQQNMALLLISHDLGLVAQNADEVAVMYDGLVVEQAPVTQLFDNPLHPYSRHLLNCIPRRAGQPTETASPTGPFWHHCPARFRPRPTGPPPLQQTSAGHWLRCWPETP; encoded by the coding sequence ATGAGTCAGACCGCGCCCTGTCTCCTGTCCGACCAACCCTGCCTGCAGGTCCGCGGACTGAGTACCTTTTTCTTCACCCGTGGTGGCATCGTCAAGGCCGTGCGCGAGCTTGACCTTGACCTCTGGCCTGGCCGCACCCTGGCCTTGGTGGGCGAATCCGGTTGCGGCAAATCCATCACCGCCCTGTCGCTGCTGCGGCTGGTGCCCGCCCCCGGCCGCATTGTCAGCGGCAGCATCCGACTCGACGGCGAGGAGCTGCTGCAGCTGCCCGCCCAGGAGATGCGGCGGCGCCGTGGCAACCGCATCGCCATGATTTTTCAAGACCCCATGACGGCCCTCAATCCGGTGCTGACCATCGGCCGTCAACTGACGGAAGGGTTGGAGCTGCATCGCGGCCTGAGCGGCCGAGCGGCCCTGCTGCGAGCGGCGGAGCTGCTCGACCAGGTCGGGCTGGCCAACCCGGTCCAGCGCCTGCGCGACTACCCCCATCAACTTTCCGGGGGCATGCGTCAGCGCGTGGTCATAGCCATGGCGCTGGCCGGCAAACCGCAGATCCTTATCGCTGACGAACCCACCACGGCTCTGGATGTCACCATCCAGGCCCAGATCATGACCCTACTGGGCGACCTGCAGCGACAACAAAACATGGCCCTGCTGCTGATCAGTCATGATCTGGGGCTGGTGGCCCAGAATGCCGACGAGGTCGCCGTGATGTACGACGGTCTGGTGGTGGAACAGGCGCCGGTCACCCAGCTGTTCGACAACCCCCTGCACCCCTACAGCCGCCATCTGCTGAATTGCATTCCTCGCCGTGCCGGTCAGCCAACCGAGACAGCCAGCCCGACCGGCCCGTTCTGGCACCACTGTCCCGCACGCTTCCGGCCGCGGCCGACAGGTCCGCCGCCACTGCAACAGACCAGCGCCGGTCATTGGCTGCGTTGCTGGCCGGAGACCCCCTGA
- a CDS encoding ABC transporter ATP-binding protein: MDTLLQLEGLTKGFHVSGGPGRPRQWLRAVEQVNLQLRRGETLALVGESGCGKSTLAKLILGLLTPDSGTLRFKGLEPTRLPGAARRQLQRQMQMVFQDPFSSLNPRMQVGTILAEPFHIHRICSRAEAHQRALQLLEEVGLTPDHARRFAHEFSGGQRQRVGIARALALRPELVVADEPVSALDLSIQAQILQLLRDLQQRHQLTYLFISHDLAVVASLASRVALMYLGRVVEIAPVDAFFGRPLHPYGEMLLQALPLPDPHHRQRPRARGEIPSATAPPPGCPFHPRCAHAQPLCQQQRPPLQDAGNHRQVACWRAAELQLEGLERLLRQSP, from the coding sequence ATGGATACCCTGCTGCAACTGGAAGGCCTGACCAAGGGCTTTCATGTCAGCGGCGGCCCCGGCCGGCCGCGCCAGTGGCTGCGTGCCGTCGAGCAGGTCAATCTGCAGCTGCGGCGCGGCGAAACCCTCGCGCTGGTGGGAGAATCGGGCTGCGGCAAGTCCACCTTGGCCAAACTCATTCTGGGCCTGCTGACACCGGACAGCGGCACGCTGCGTTTCAAGGGCCTCGAACCGACCCGCCTGCCCGGTGCGGCCCGGCGTCAGCTGCAACGCCAGATGCAGATGGTCTTTCAGGATCCCTTTTCCTCCCTTAATCCGCGCATGCAGGTCGGCACTATTTTGGCCGAACCCTTTCATATCCACCGCATCTGCTCCCGCGCCGAAGCCCACCAACGCGCGCTGCAGCTCTTGGAAGAGGTCGGTCTCACGCCGGATCATGCCCGGCGCTTCGCCCACGAATTTTCCGGGGGACAGCGGCAGCGCGTCGGCATTGCCCGCGCCCTGGCCCTGCGACCGGAACTGGTGGTGGCTGATGAACCGGTTTCGGCCCTTGACCTCTCCATCCAGGCGCAGATCCTGCAGCTGCTGCGCGATCTGCAGCAGCGCCATCAACTGACCTACCTGTTTATCAGTCACGATCTGGCTGTGGTTGCCAGCCTGGCCAGCCGGGTAGCACTGATGTACCTGGGCCGCGTGGTGGAAATCGCTCCGGTGGACGCCTTCTTTGGCCGCCCCCTGCATCCCTATGGCGAAATGCTGCTGCAGGCCCTGCCCCTGCCCGACCCGCACCACCGTCAACGGCCACGAGCGCGCGGCGAGATTCCTTCCGCCACGGCACCGCCGCCCGGCTGTCCGTTCCATCCACGCTGTGCCCACGCCCAGCCTTTGTGCCAACAGCAGCGCCCGCCACTGCAGGACGCTGGCAACCACCGACAGGTGGCCTGCTGGCGCGCCGCCGAATTGCAGCTTGAAGGCCTCGAACGACTGCTGCGACAGAGCCCTTGA
- a CDS encoding sigma 54-interacting transcriptional regulator — MGPILTVKERCRKCYACVRNCPVKAIKVKAHYAEVIHSRCIGCGKCIAVCTQKAKVIADSREQTWRLLGGSDRKIAVLGCSYPAFFQDVAPNQLVSGLRRLGFDEVHQGAAGVELLSASYHQQMQQPGDTPLITSHCPTIVDLIERHYPQMLKNLLPVVSPMIAIGRFIKACNSAPVQLVYISSCIAGKFEIFAEPVADAIDVVLTYKELGQMFQQQRLDLTRLGHTPFDGLQPRRGCLFPISGGPFQVLDIHDDFFQPRYFCAEGEENSLEIIRDLAAGRIDARLVDIRFCNGGCIGGPGRNNRLTTFAKQTLIHRHFQRDDIRYSTSERYGKPPQIDFGRSFRNKYKRLDLPSSDSIRKILLQTNKHSEQDELDCGGCGYRTCREHAIAVYQGLADIEMCLPYSLKRLEEDRLTLTQKYELAQHALSQEFGDLTLVGKDSHTQEVLNLIHQVGPTPTTVLIRGESGTGKELTARAIHRVSPRTDKPLVTLNCTTLSDSLLESELFGHQKGAFTGAVSDKKGLFEAAHGGTIFLDEIGDISPKVQAELLRVLDSGEIRPVGGNHSKKVDVRLIAATNKNLEDGVREGWFREDLFYRLNVFSITMPPLRNRLDSLEELLEHFLRHTSKRVNKTITAIDRRAIEAMRLYHWPGNIRELQNIIERAAVLTQDRSIHLENLPVVFTELIGRRGQQSGATDQSLRQSLEQQISLIEKGLLKNYLEQAAGNVSAAARLAQMPRRSFYRLLERHQLHSAEQRGDQL; from the coding sequence ATGGGCCCCATCCTGACCGTCAAGGAACGCTGTCGCAAATGTTACGCCTGCGTACGCAACTGCCCGGTCAAGGCCATCAAGGTCAAGGCCCATTACGCCGAGGTCATCCATTCCCGTTGTATCGGCTGCGGCAAATGCATTGCCGTCTGCACCCAGAAAGCCAAGGTTATTGCTGACAGCCGCGAGCAGACCTGGCGTCTGCTGGGCGGCAGCGACCGCAAGATCGCCGTTCTGGGCTGTTCCTACCCCGCCTTCTTTCAGGACGTGGCTCCCAACCAGCTGGTCAGCGGCCTGCGCCGGCTCGGTTTTGACGAGGTCCATCAGGGCGCCGCCGGCGTCGAATTGCTCAGCGCCAGCTATCATCAACAAATGCAACAGCCCGGCGACACCCCCCTGATCACCAGCCACTGTCCAACCATTGTCGACCTGATCGAACGCCACTATCCACAGATGCTCAAGAACCTGCTGCCGGTGGTCTCACCGATGATCGCCATCGGCCGCTTTATCAAGGCCTGCAACAGCGCACCGGTCCAGCTGGTCTACATCAGCTCCTGCATCGCCGGCAAATTTGAGATCTTCGCTGAACCCGTGGCTGACGCCATCGACGTGGTGCTGACCTACAAGGAACTGGGCCAGATGTTTCAGCAACAGCGCCTTGATCTGACCCGGCTGGGACACACCCCGTTCGACGGCCTGCAGCCGCGGCGCGGCTGCCTGTTTCCGATCAGCGGTGGCCCCTTTCAGGTTCTCGATATTCATGATGATTTCTTCCAGCCGCGCTATTTCTGTGCTGAAGGCGAGGAAAACTCACTCGAAATCATCCGTGATCTGGCCGCCGGTCGCATCGACGCGCGCCTGGTGGACATCCGCTTCTGTAATGGCGGCTGCATCGGCGGCCCCGGCCGCAACAACCGCCTGACCACCTTTGCCAAACAGACCCTGATTCACCGCCACTTTCAGCGCGACGACATCCGCTACAGCACCAGTGAGCGTTACGGCAAACCGCCACAGATCGATTTTGGCCGCAGTTTCCGCAACAAATACAAGCGCCTCGACCTGCCCAGCAGTGACAGCATCCGCAAGATTCTGCTGCAGACCAACAAGCACAGCGAACAGGACGAGCTCGACTGCGGCGGCTGTGGCTACCGCACCTGCCGGGAACATGCCATCGCCGTCTATCAGGGTCTGGCGGACATCGAAATGTGCCTGCCCTACTCCCTCAAGCGGCTGGAGGAAGACCGCCTGACCCTGACTCAGAAATACGAACTGGCGCAGCACGCCCTGTCACAGGAGTTCGGCGATCTGACCCTGGTCGGCAAGGACAGCCACACCCAGGAGGTGCTTAATCTGATCCACCAGGTCGGCCCGACCCCGACCACGGTTCTGATCCGCGGCGAAAGCGGTACCGGCAAGGAACTGACCGCCCGCGCCATTCACCGCGTCAGCCCACGCACCGACAAACCACTGGTCACCCTCAACTGCACCACCCTCAGCGACAGCCTGCTCGAAAGCGAGCTGTTCGGCCACCAGAAGGGAGCCTTCACCGGTGCCGTCAGCGACAAAAAGGGTCTGTTCGAGGCCGCCCACGGCGGCACCATCTTTCTCGACGAGATCGGTGATATCTCGCCCAAGGTACAGGCCGAACTGTTGCGGGTGCTCGACAGCGGCGAGATCCGCCCGGTCGGCGGCAATCACAGCAAGAAGGTGGATGTCCGACTGATCGCCGCCACCAATAAAAACCTGGAGGACGGTGTGCGCGAAGGCTGGTTCCGCGAGGATCTGTTCTACCGTCTCAACGTCTTCTCCATTACCATGCCGCCGTTGCGCAACCGCCTTGACTCACTGGAAGAGCTGCTGGAACACTTCCTGCGCCACACCAGCAAGCGCGTCAACAAGACCATCACGGCGATTGATCGGCGCGCCATAGAAGCCATGCGCCTGTATCACTGGCCCGGCAATATTCGCGAACTGCAGAACATCATTGAACGGGCGGCGGTTCTGACCCAGGATCGCAGCATTCACCTGGAAAATCTGCCGGTAGTCTTCACCGAACTGATCGGCCGACGCGGTCAGCAGTCGGGCGCGACCGATCAGTCCCTGCGCCAGAGCCTGGAGCAACAGATCAGCCTGATCGAAAAAGGCCTGTTGAAAAACTATCTGGAACAGGCCGCGGGCAATGTTTCCGCCGCCGCGCGCCTGGCCCAGATGCCCCGTCGCAGCTTTTATCGCCTGCTGGAACGACATCAGCTGCACAGCGCCGAACAGCGCGGCGATCAGCTGTGA
- a CDS encoding YebC/PmpR family DNA-binding transcriptional regulator translates to MAGHSKWANIKHRKGAQDAKRGKIFTKLIKEITVAAKIGGGDFETNPRLRTAIDKAKGSNMPKDTIDRAIKKGTGDLDGVSYEEGTMEGYGPGGVAVLVEIMTDNRTRTVADVRHCFSKHGGSLGVDGSVAFQFDRRGQITFPASADFDSLFEAALELGALDVKDEGEFYEILTEATDFAQVRDGLSAKGFSFEAAELTMIPQNMVELDEKKAEQMLKLIDKLEDNDDVQNVYTNADIDDDILSRIMG, encoded by the coding sequence ATGGCAGGACACAGCAAATGGGCCAACATCAAACACCGCAAGGGCGCCCAGGACGCCAAGCGCGGTAAAATCTTCACCAAACTGATCAAGGAAATTACCGTAGCGGCCAAAATCGGTGGCGGTGACTTCGAAACCAACCCCCGCCTGCGCACCGCAATTGACAAGGCCAAGGGCAGCAACATGCCCAAGGACACCATCGACCGCGCCATCAAGAAGGGCACCGGCGATCTGGACGGCGTCAGCTACGAAGAGGGCACCATGGAGGGCTACGGGCCCGGCGGGGTCGCTGTCCTGGTTGAGATCATGACCGACAACCGCACCCGCACCGTGGCCGACGTGCGCCACTGTTTTTCCAAACACGGCGGCAGCCTCGGTGTCGATGGCTCGGTGGCGTTCCAGTTCGACCGCCGCGGCCAGATCACCTTTCCCGCCAGCGCCGATTTCGACAGCCTGTTCGAAGCGGCCCTCGAACTGGGTGCCCTCGACGTCAAGGACGAAGGCGAGTTCTATGAAATCCTCACCGAAGCCACCGATTTCGCCCAGGTGCGCGACGGCCTGAGCGCCAAGGGATTCAGCTTCGAAGCGGCTGAACTGACCATGATTCCGCAGAACATGGTGGAACTGGATGAAAAAAAGGCCGAACAGATGCTCAAGCTGATCGACAAGCTTGAAGACAACGACGATGTTCAGAACGTTTACACCAACGCCGACATCGACGACGACATCCTGAGCAGGATCATGGGCTGA
- the ruvC gene encoding crossover junction endodeoxyribonuclease RuvC, with protein MRILGIDPGSRVTGYGLLDRQGNRLLHVDNGAIITRSQDDLPLRLQQIFDGLGAIIRQYRPDAVAIEQVFVAKNALSALKLGQARGAAVVAGVSAGLPVYEYTALQVKNAVVGYGKAAKPQVQQMVRVLMHLPEIAQEDASDALAVAICHAHSSPLATRLAGEAGASSSRRRLA; from the coding sequence ATGCGCATTCTGGGAATCGATCCGGGCAGCCGCGTCACCGGCTACGGCTTGCTCGACCGACAGGGCAACCGGCTGCTGCACGTCGACAATGGCGCCATCATCACCCGCTCACAGGACGATCTGCCCCTGCGGCTGCAGCAGATCTTCGACGGGCTCGGCGCCATCATCCGCCAATACCGCCCCGACGCCGTCGCCATCGAGCAGGTATTCGTCGCCAAAAACGCCCTGTCGGCGCTCAAACTGGGCCAAGCCCGTGGCGCGGCGGTGGTGGCCGGTGTCAGCGCCGGACTGCCGGTCTATGAATACACCGCTCTGCAGGTCAAAAACGCCGTCGTCGGCTACGGCAAGGCCGCCAAGCCACAGGTGCAGCAAATGGTGCGGGTTCTGATGCATCTGCCCGAGATCGCCCAGGAAGATGCCTCGGATGCTCTGGCCGTGGCGATCTGCCACGCCCACAGCAGCCCCCTGGCCACACGTCTGGCCGGAGAGGCCGGCGCCAGCAGTAGCCGCCGGAGACTGGCGTGA
- the ruvA gene encoding Holliday junction branch migration protein RuvA, with translation MIARLSGLLCHKEPEQLIIDVQGVGYRVFVPLSSFYELPDTGQPVQLHIHTLVREDALLLYGFSSLLQKQLFLLLLGISGIGPKVALNILSHLSCDELQQALLLQDSVRLSLVPGIGKKTAERLVLELHEKVQKLSAAAAAASGRSAATTAGRSDTDVLSALLSLGYKEKEARAALGRIEGAAGLSTEALLRAALQELTPGRN, from the coding sequence GTGATCGCGCGCCTGAGTGGTCTGCTGTGCCACAAGGAACCCGAACAGCTCATTATCGACGTGCAGGGCGTCGGCTACCGGGTATTCGTCCCCCTGTCCAGCTTTTACGAACTGCCGGACACCGGCCAGCCGGTGCAATTGCATATCCACACCCTGGTGCGGGAGGATGCCCTGCTGTTGTACGGCTTTTCCAGCCTGCTGCAGAAACAGCTGTTTCTTTTGCTGCTGGGCATCTCCGGCATCGGTCCCAAGGTGGCTCTCAACATCCTGTCGCATCTGAGCTGTGATGAGTTGCAGCAGGCTCTGCTGCTGCAGGATAGCGTCCGCCTGTCACTGGTGCCGGGCATCGGCAAGAAAACCGCCGAGCGCCTGGTACTGGAACTGCATGAAAAGGTGCAGAAGCTCTCGGCGGCAGCAGCTGCGGCCAGTGGTCGCAGTGCCGCAACAACCGCTGGCCGCAGCGATACCGATGTGCTCAGCGCCCTGCTGAGTCTGGGATACAAAGAAAAGGAAGCCCGCGCCGCCCTCGGCCGTATCGAGGGAGCGGCCGGACTGAGCACCGAAGCCCTGCTGCGGGCGGCCCTGCAGGAACTGACTCCTGGCAGAAACTGA
- the ruvB gene encoding Holliday junction branch migration DNA helicase RuvB, whose amino-acid sequence MSDRLISPHLRDDDANFDNPLRPRSLAEYIGQEQAKQNLAVFIQAARQRDEALDHVLFYGPPGLGKTTLAHIIASEMGVNIKSTSGPVIEKAGDLAAILTNLEQGDVLFIDEIHRLSPVVEEILYPAMEDYQIDILIGQGPSARTIKLDLPRFTLVGATTRAGLLSSPLRDRFGVISRLQFYTHEELAVIVRRSADILQVAIDSEGALEIARRSRGTPRIANRLLRRVRDFAQVGSDGHIDRAIADRALLRLEVDRRGFDHMDSLLLQSLIDKFAGGPVGLDTLAAAIGEEKDTIEEVIEPYLLQQGYISRTPRGRMATALAYQHFHRPLPSQAGQNAGLFDRPAPQDEPA is encoded by the coding sequence ATGTCCGACCGGCTGATCAGTCCGCATCTGCGCGACGATGACGCAAACTTCGACAACCCGCTCAGGCCACGCAGCCTGGCTGAATACATCGGCCAGGAACAGGCCAAGCAGAACCTGGCGGTGTTCATCCAGGCGGCCCGCCAGCGCGATGAAGCCCTCGACCATGTGCTGTTTTACGGCCCTCCCGGTCTGGGCAAAACCACCCTGGCCCACATCATCGCCAGCGAGATGGGCGTCAACATCAAGAGCACCTCCGGCCCGGTCATCGAAAAAGCCGGCGATCTGGCCGCCATCCTGACCAACCTGGAACAGGGCGATGTGCTGTTCATCGACGAGATTCACCGTCTCTCGCCGGTGGTGGAGGAAATCCTTTACCCGGCCATGGAAGACTACCAGATCGACATTCTCATCGGCCAGGGGCCTTCGGCCCGCACCATCAAGCTTGATCTGCCCCGCTTCACCCTGGTGGGCGCCACTACCCGCGCCGGGCTGCTGTCGTCTCCCCTGCGCGACCGTTTTGGTGTCATCAGTCGGCTGCAGTTCTACACCCATGAGGAACTGGCGGTGATCGTGCGGCGCAGCGCCGACATCCTGCAGGTCGCCATCGACAGCGAGGGCGCGCTGGAAATTGCCCGCCGCAGCCGTGGCACACCGCGCATTGCCAATCGCCTGCTGCGGCGGGTGCGCGACTTCGCCCAAGTCGGCAGCGACGGCCACATTGATCGGGCCATCGCTGACCGGGCACTGCTGCGCCTGGAGGTTGACCGCCGCGGCTTCGACCACATGGACAGTCTGTTGCTGCAGAGCCTCATCGACAAGTTTGCCGGCGGCCCCGTCGGCCTCGACACCCTGGCCGCCGCCATCGGTGAGGAAAAAGATACCATTGAAGAGGTCATTGAACCTTATCTGCTGCAACAGGGCTACATCAGCCGCACCCCGCGCGGCCGCATGGCCACGGCGCTGGCCTATCAGCACTTTCACCGGCCGCTGCCGTCCCAGGCGGGTCAGAATGCCGGCCTGTTCGACCGCCCGGCCCCACAGGACGAGCCGGCATGA